One region of Gorilla gorilla gorilla isolate KB3781 chromosome 13, NHGRI_mGorGor1-v2.1_pri, whole genome shotgun sequence genomic DNA includes:
- the DMRTA1 gene encoding doublesex- and mab-3-related transcription factor A1, which produces MERSQCGSRDRGVSGRPHLAPGLVVAAPPPPSPALPVPSGMQVPPAFLRPPSLFLRAAAAAAAAAAATSGSGGCPPAPGLERGVGAVGCGYPRTPKCARCRNHGVVSALKGHKRFCRWRDCACAKCTLIAERQRVMAAQVALRRQQAQEESEARGLQRLLCSGISRPPGGRASGGGGRAENPQSTGGPAAGAALGLGALRQASGSATPAFEVLQQDYPEEKQEQKESKCESCQNGQEELISKSHQLYLGSSSRSNGVIGKQSIGSSISEYSNKHDSILSPHPGEQSGGEESPRSLSSSDLESGNESEWVKDLTVTKASLPTVSSRPRDPLDILTKIFPNYRRSRLEGILRFCKGDVVQAIEQVLNGKEHKTDNRNLANSEELENTAFQRASSFSLAGIGFGTLGNKSAFSPLQTTSASYGGDSSLYGLNPRVGISPLRLAYSSAGRGLSGFMSPYLTPGLVPTLPFRPALDYAFSGMIRDSSYLSSKDSVTCGRLYFRPNQDNP; this is translated from the exons ATGGAGCGGTCACAGTGTGGCAGCAGAGACCGAGGCGTTAGCGGCCGACCCCACTTGGCCCCTGGGCTAGTGGTGGCTGCCCCTCCGCCCCCGTCCCCGGCGTTGCCGGTACCATCGGGGATGCAGGTTCCCCCAGCGTTCCTGCGGCCGCCCAGCCTCTTTCTGCGAGCAGCggccgcggccgccgccgccgctgccgccacctcgggaagcggaggctgcCCGCCGGCTCCCGGGCTGGAGAGGGGGGTAGGCGCGGTGGGCTGCGGCTACCCGAGGACGCCCAAGTGCGCCCGCTGTCGCAACCATGGTGTGGTGTCAGCGCTCAAGGGCCACAAGCGCTTCTGCCGCTGGCGGGACTGCGCGTGTGCCAAGTGCACCCTGATCGCCGAGCGCCAGCGCGTCATGGCCGCCCAGGTGGCGCTGCGCAGGCAGCAGGCGCAGGAGGAGAGCGAAGCCCGGGGGCTACAGAGGCTCCTGTGCTCGGGGATCTCCCGGCCCCCCGGTGGTCGGGCATCCGGGGGCGGCGGCAGAGCCGAGAATCCACAGTCCACGGGCGGCCCTGCGGCGGGGGCTGCGCTGGGACTGGGTGCCTTGAGACAGGCCAGTGGTTCCGCGACCCCCGCTTTCGAAGTTTTGCAGCAAGATTACCCTGAGGAAAAACAAG AACAAAAAGAGAGTAAATGTGAGTCATGCCAGAATGGACAAGAAGAACTGATCTCCAAATCCCATCAACTTTACCTAGGATCATCTTCTAGGTCTAATGGTGTCATTGGGAAACAAAGTATCGGGTCATCTATTTCAGAATACTCCAACAAGCATGATAGCATCCTGTCTCCTCATCCTGGAGAGCAATCAGGAGGTGAAGAGAGTCCCAGGTCCTTATCATCCTCTGATCTGGAATCAGGAAATGAAAGTGAATGGGTCAAAGACTTGACTGTGACCAAGGCAAGCCTTCCTACAGTGTCCTCAAGACCAAGAGATCCTCTTGATATCCTTACTAAGATATTCCCAAATTACAGGCGCAGCCGGCTAGAAGGCATTCTACGGTTCTGCAAAGGGGATGTAGTCCAAGCCATTGAACAGGTTTTAAATGGCAAAGAACACAAGACAGACAACAGGAACCTAGCAAACTCAGAAGAACTGGAAAACACAGCCTTTCAGAGAGCTTCAAGTTTTAGTCTTGCTGGAATTGGTTTTGGAACTCTAGGTAATAAATCAGCTTTCTCTCCTCTTCAAACTACTTCTGCTTCTTATGGAGGTGATTCAAGTCTCTACGGCTTAAATCCTAGAGTAGGTATCAGTCCATTAAGGCTGGCATATTCTTCTGCAGGAAGAGGGTTATCTGGTTTTATGTCACCCTACCTAACACCTGGGTTAGTACCCACCTTGCCTTTTCGGCCAGCTTTGGATTATGCCTTTTCAGGGATGATTAGAGATTCTTCCTACCTTTCCAGTAAAGACTCAGTAACTTGTGGCAGACTGTACTTCAGACCAAATCAGGACAATCCGTAA